A genome region from Sphingorhabdus sp. SMR4y includes the following:
- a CDS encoding DUF2171 domain-containing protein: MFDKSQIQEHMEVIGADGVHVGTVDHLDDSGERIKLTKHDSPQTEGGKGASHHYLPIGLVAEAEGNTLRLSATGENAANMFEEDS; this comes from the coding sequence ATGTTTGATAAAAGCCAGATTCAGGAACATATGGAAGTCATCGGCGCGGACGGCGTGCACGTCGGCACCGTCGACCATCTCGACGACAGCGGCGAGCGGATCAAGCTGACCAAGCATGACAGCCCGCAGACCGAGGGCGGCAAAGGCGCCTCCCATCATTATCTGCCGATCGGTCTGGTAGCCGAAGCCGAGGGCAACACGCTGCGCCTCTCCGCCACCGGCGAAAATGCGGCCAATATGTTCGAGGAAGACAGCTAG
- a CDS encoding extensin family protein, whose product MPWTPLSLADPVGPFTTRKIDALADDTPQCHGLLEAASIGYSALPPVSAGPNCGYANGVTLTRNQPRSITYSPAAKASCPMAASLVLWENQIVKAAAREHLGTTVAQIITYGSYSCRRICGGESGNFSEHATANAIDIAAFRLADGRSVSVAGHWDADDERSRFLKAVRDGACDIFATTLSPDYNKAHADHLHFDQARRGGYQYCR is encoded by the coding sequence ATGCCCTGGACGCCGCTGTCGCTGGCCGATCCGGTCGGGCCGTTTACCACCCGCAAGATCGATGCGCTCGCCGACGATACGCCGCAATGCCACGGCCTGCTCGAAGCCGCTTCGATAGGCTATAGCGCCCTGCCCCCGGTCAGCGCCGGGCCGAATTGCGGCTATGCCAATGGCGTCACCCTGACCCGGAACCAGCCGCGATCCATCACCTATAGCCCCGCCGCGAAGGCCAGCTGCCCGATGGCGGCCAGTCTGGTGCTGTGGGAAAATCAGATCGTCAAAGCCGCGGCCCGCGAACATCTCGGCACCACGGTCGCGCAGATCATCACCTATGGCAGCTACAGCTGCCGGCGGATTTGCGGCGGCGAGAGCGGCAATTTCAGCGAACATGCGACCGCCAATGCGATCGACATCGCCGCCTTCCGCCTCGCCGACGGGCGCAGCGTCTCGGTCGCCGGCCACTGGGACGCGGATGACGAACGATCGCGCTTTCTCAAGGCGGTCCGCGACGGCGCCTGCGATATTTTCGCAACCACCCTGTCGCCGGATTATAACAAGGCCCATGCCGACCATCTGCATTTCGACCAGGCCCGGCGCGGCGGCTACCAATATTGCCGCTAG
- a CDS encoding antibiotic biosynthesis monooxygenase family protein, with amino-acid sequence MFVAAYWWKVHPGKEEQFRTAWRRGTGLIREKYGSLGSRLHRDREGRFIGVAEWPDEATWQKAYDAKMAYDDPDTRAAFIDAIADTADKPLLLMEVTDDLLDRD; translated from the coding sequence ATGTTCGTTGCAGCCTATTGGTGGAAAGTCCATCCCGGCAAGGAGGAGCAGTTCCGCACCGCCTGGCGGCGCGGCACCGGGCTGATCCGGGAGAAATATGGCAGCCTCGGCTCCCGCCTCCACCGCGACCGGGAGGGCCGCTTCATCGGCGTTGCCGAATGGCCGGACGAGGCGACCTGGCAAAAGGCCTATGATGCGAAAATGGCCTATGACGACCCGGACACCCGCGCCGCCTTTATCGACGCGATCGCCGATACCGCCGACAAACCGTTGCTGCTGATGGAAGTGACCGACGACCTGCTCGACCGCGACTAG
- a CDS encoding AMP-dependent synthetase/ligase — protein MFFDRARQGGDKPFLSAKIDGAWQATSWNEAARQVAALAKSLKRIGLKKGDRVMLVSENRPEWCIADLGIMAAGCITVPTYTTNTPADHQHILDNSGAHAVIVSDIKLAKNLLPSVISSADANIIIGINDLRIGQSGDFDLYSWDKLVQGSDADVAEVTEQVSGITRDETACIIYTSGTGGKPRGVMQHHGAILHNTKGPAEVIETDFGWDEEVFLSFLPLSHAYEHSAGQFFPIGLGAQIFYSEGLEKLASNIEEVRPTIMVVVPRLFEVLRARLIKTVEKQGRMPNYLLGKALAIGAREAEGKGRKRDKLMDAFLDKTLRPKVQQRFGGRIKAMVSGGAPLNPEIGVFFQSLGLTMLQGYGQTESGPIIACNRPRTGLKMDTVGPPMIDTEVRIAEDGEILVRGELVMHGYWRNQEETDKVLKDGWLHTGDIGHIDEAGRVAITDRKKDLIVNDKGDNVAPQKVEGMLTIQPEILQAMIAGDKKPYMVGLIVPDPEWALEWSREQGMAYDFIKLQANPAFKAAVREAVDRVNKDLSVIEKVRRFEFADEPFAIENEELTPSMKIRRHVIRERYQERLDGLYKK, from the coding sequence ATGTTCTTTGATCGCGCCCGCCAGGGCGGTGACAAACCGTTTCTGAGCGCCAAGATTGACGGCGCGTGGCAGGCGACCAGCTGGAACGAAGCGGCCCGGCAGGTTGCGGCGCTGGCAAAGTCGCTGAAACGCATCGGTCTGAAAAAGGGCGACCGGGTAATGCTGGTCTCCGAAAACCGCCCCGAATGGTGTATCGCCGATCTCGGCATCATGGCCGCCGGCTGCATCACCGTGCCGACCTACACAACCAACACCCCAGCCGATCACCAGCATATTCTCGACAATAGCGGCGCCCATGCGGTGATCGTATCCGACATCAAGCTGGCGAAAAACCTGCTGCCCTCGGTTATCAGCTCCGCCGACGCCAATATCATCATCGGGATCAATGATCTGCGCATCGGCCAGTCAGGAGACTTCGACCTGTACAGCTGGGACAAGCTGGTTCAGGGCAGCGACGCCGACGTCGCCGAAGTGACCGAGCAGGTTTCCGGCATCACCCGCGACGAGACCGCCTGCATCATCTACACCAGCGGCACCGGCGGCAAGCCGCGCGGCGTGATGCAGCATCACGGCGCGATCCTGCACAATACCAAGGGCCCCGCCGAGGTCATCGAGACCGACTTCGGCTGGGACGAGGAAGTCTTCCTTTCCTTCCTGCCGCTCAGCCACGCCTATGAACACAGCGCCGGCCAGTTTTTCCCGATCGGTCTCGGCGCGCAGATATTCTATTCCGAAGGGCTCGAGAAGCTCGCCTCCAATATTGAGGAGGTGCGCCCGACGATCATGGTCGTCGTGCCGCGGCTGTTCGAGGTGCTGCGCGCCCGGCTGATCAAGACGGTAGAGAAACAGGGCAGGATGCCCAATTATCTGCTCGGAAAGGCGCTCGCCATTGGCGCCCGCGAAGCCGAAGGCAAGGGCCGCAAGCGCGACAAGCTGATGGACGCCTTTCTCGACAAGACGCTGCGCCCCAAGGTGCAGCAACGCTTCGGCGGACGGATCAAGGCGATGGTCTCCGGCGGCGCCCCGCTCAACCCGGAAATCGGTGTCTTTTTCCAGTCGCTCGGCCTGACCATGTTGCAGGGCTATGGCCAGACCGAATCCGGCCCGATCATCGCCTGCAACCGCCCGCGCACCGGCCTGAAAATGGACACGGTCGGCCCGCCGATGATCGACACCGAGGTCAGGATTGCCGAGGACGGCGAAATCCTCGTCCGCGGCGAACTGGTCATGCACGGCTACTGGCGCAACCAGGAAGAGACCGACAAGGTGCTCAAGGACGGCTGGCTGCACACCGGCGATATCGGCCATATCGACGAAGCCGGACGGGTTGCGATCACCGACCGCAAGAAGGACCTGATCGTCAACGACAAGGGCGACAATGTCGCGCCGCAAAAGGTCGAGGGCATGCTCACCATCCAGCCGGAAATCCTGCAGGCGATGATCGCCGGCGACAAGAAACCCTATATGGTCGGCCTGATCGTCCCCGACCCCGAATGGGCACTGGAATGGTCCCGCGAGCAGGGCATGGCCTATGATTTCATCAAGCTGCAGGCCAACCCGGCCTTCAAGGCCGCGGTGCGCGAAGCGGTAGACCGGGTCAACAAGGACCTCTCGGTGATCGAAAAAGTCCGCCGCTTCGAATTTGCCGACGAACCCTTTGCGATCGAGAATGAGGAGCTGACCCCGAGCATGAAGATAAGGCGGCATGTTATAAGGGAGCGCTATCAGGAGCGGTTGGACGGGTTGTATAAGAAGTAG
- a CDS encoding gamma-glutamyltransferase family protein encodes MKTVAGMVAGAGAVTANGQGRSTWSIAWPYMKISRLIVAAAAFLTASCAPTGQTEPAIVSAPAASAPQQEVPFVIAANPLAAKAGQDVLKRGGSAIDAAIAVQAMLSLVEPQSSGLGGGAFLTYLDGASGKLTIYDGRETAPAQASTSMFLGPDGKPLGYREAVTSGRATGVPGAVAMLAMVHEEHGALDWSSLFSAAERTAEQGFVISPRLGRFLGIPFPQLSTPDATAYFANADGERKTTGDRLKNPEYADFVRRLAANGPEALYGGSTAAKIVAKTRAAPLEGRMTMADLAGYKPVKREALCNPYRVYLVCVPPPPSSGVALLQLLAMLENTDIAMRGPDDAQAWFLFAEASRLMYADRDQYVGDPAFASVPVKGLLEPAYVASRAALIGKSAASSPPEAGTPRGAVLAARDRTREPAGTSHFIVRDAQGNVVSITTTVESIFGSGRMVDGFFLNNQLTDFSFSPVDAEGRPAANAVAPGKRPRSSMTPTILLDSDGRFAGAIGSAGGNSILAYVAKSLVGAIDWDLSMQEALALPNLVARGPRFGGELDKFAPGVAEGLAARGVDLKPGQGEDSGVHAVIIRDGKVDGGFDPRREGVVLVGTGE; translated from the coding sequence GTGAAAACTGTTGCCGGCATGGTGGCCGGTGCCGGTGCCGTCACTGCCAATGGACAGGGCCGTTCGACCTGGTCTATAGCCTGGCCCTATATGAAAATATCCCGTCTCATCGTTGCTGCGGCAGCGTTTCTCACCGCTTCCTGTGCCCCGACCGGGCAAACTGAACCCGCCATAGTTTCGGCACCGGCAGCTTCCGCCCCACAGCAGGAAGTGCCGTTCGTCATTGCTGCCAATCCGCTGGCGGCCAAGGCCGGGCAGGATGTCCTGAAACGCGGTGGCAGCGCCATTGATGCGGCGATTGCGGTGCAGGCGATGCTGTCGCTGGTCGAACCGCAGAGCTCCGGCTTGGGTGGCGGGGCGTTCCTGACCTATCTGGATGGCGCTTCGGGCAAACTGACCATCTATGACGGCCGGGAAACCGCACCGGCGCAGGCCAGTACTTCGATGTTCCTGGGCCCCGATGGCAAGCCGCTGGGCTATCGCGAGGCGGTTACCAGCGGGCGCGCGACCGGTGTGCCGGGGGCCGTGGCGATGCTGGCGATGGTGCATGAGGAACATGGTGCGCTCGACTGGAGCAGCCTGTTTTCGGCGGCAGAACGGACGGCGGAACAGGGTTTTGTCATCAGCCCGCGGCTCGGCCGCTTTCTGGGAATCCCTTTTCCGCAGCTGAGCACGCCCGATGCCACCGCTTATTTTGCCAATGCCGATGGCGAGCGCAAGACCACCGGCGACCGGCTGAAAAATCCCGAATATGCAGACTTCGTGAGGCGTCTGGCGGCCAATGGTCCCGAGGCGCTTTACGGCGGCTCGACGGCGGCGAAGATTGTTGCCAAGACACGCGCCGCGCCGCTGGAAGGCCGGATGACGATGGCCGATCTGGCTGGTTACAAGCCGGTCAAGCGCGAGGCGCTGTGCAATCCCTATCGCGTCTATCTGGTCTGCGTGCCGCCACCGCCGTCGAGCGGGGTGGCGCTGTTGCAACTGCTGGCGATGCTGGAAAATACCGATATCGCCATGCGCGGGCCGGATGATGCGCAGGCCTGGTTCCTGTTCGCCGAGGCGAGCCGGCTGATGTATGCCGACCGCGATCAATATGTCGGTGATCCGGCCTTTGCGTCGGTTCCGGTCAAGGGCCTGCTGGAGCCGGCCTATGTCGCCTCGCGCGCGGCCTTGATCGGCAAGAGTGCCGCTTCTTCTCCACCCGAAGCGGGAACTCCGCGCGGTGCGGTGCTGGCCGCGCGTGACCGGACGCGGGAACCTGCCGGGACATCCCATTTCATCGTCCGTGATGCCCAGGGCAATGTGGTGTCGATCACGACGACGGTGGAATCGATCTTTGGCAGCGGCCGGATGGTCGACGGCTTCTTCCTTAACAACCAGCTGACCGATTTCTCTTTCAGCCCGGTTGACGCAGAGGGTCGGCCTGCCGCCAATGCGGTTGCGCCGGGCAAGCGACCGCGCTCGTCGATGACCCCGACCATATTGCTCGACAGCGATGGCCGGTTTGCGGGCGCGATCGGATCAGCCGGTGGCAATTCGATCCTCGCCTATGTAGCGAAATCCTTGGTTGGCGCGATCGACTGGGACCTGTCGATGCAGGAGGCGCTGGCGCTGCCCAATCTGGTGGCGCGGGGCCCCAGATTTGGCGGGGAGCTGGACAAGTTCGCGCCGGGCGTTGCAGAGGGGCTCGCGGCACGCGGTGTCGATCTGAAGCCGGGGCAGGGTGAGGATAGCGGGGTGCATGCCGTGATCATCCGCGATGGCAAGGTCGACGGCGGCTTTGATCCGCGCCGCGAGGGCGTGGTGCTGGTGGGAACCGGCGAATAG